From the genome of Malus sylvestris chromosome 6, drMalSylv7.2, whole genome shotgun sequence, one region includes:
- the LOC126627146 gene encoding uncharacterized protein LOC126627146 isoform X1 yields the protein MKSATSDEIDGLLSLFNPVTAQLDRISLDRASLCWDSDKALGSSSVNSFASLATPTPKSCTELKEEIDTLELEIMHLERHLLSLYRTAFQGCSLPGTPESHLQFKTGRSKLELQMHRDELTYHDQTSPAYLQASSDNRSSATGIKVPSEKDRKIANSCHRSLADHLGDSLNDSTLNTPDRLSEDIVRCISSIYCKLANPQNYARLSASPTSSLSSSSIFSSKNPCDSWSPHCNKEATMHPQGLKEKSGPCATMTEVSKICLDEDSFNCAVMMLQNFRSLVQSLEKVDFLKMKREQKLVFWINIHNALVMHAYLAYGTHNRAKSSSILNAAYNIGGHSINAYIIQTSILGIQAHRSAPWRQTLFHSGKKLKTGSIRHVYALEYPEPLVHFALCSGAYTDPAVRAYTAKSVFQDLKLAQTDFIQAGVSCKETKVFLPKILDYYAKDMSLGTVGLLEEINDCLSDIQKKAIRSCMQGKLDNYIHWLPQSSTFRYVIHEDVTNV from the exons ATGAAGag CGCTACTTCTGACGAGATTGATGGACTCCTCTCCTTGTTTAACCCTGTT ACTGCACAGTTGGATAGGATTTCCCTTGATCGGGCTTCCCTTTGCTGGGATTCTGACAAGGCGCTGGGTTCTAGTTCCGTCAACTCTTTTGCTTCCCTTGCCACTCCAACACCAAAG TCTTGTACAGAGCTGAAGGAGGAGATTGACACACTTGAGCTTGAAATTATGCATTTAGAGCGTCATCTTCTTTCACTGTATCGAACAGCTTTTCAAGGATGCTCTTTGCCAGGTACTCCAGAAAGCCATTTACAATTTAAAACAGGACGTTCCAAATTGGAGCTGCAAATGCACAGAGATGAATTGACCTATCATGATCAAACTTCCCCCGCGTATCTCCAGGCTAGCTCAGATAATCGAAGTAGTGCGACTGGCATAAAAGTACCATCTGAAAAG GACCGCAAAATTGCTAATTCTTGTCATCGCAGCCTAGCGGATCATCTTGGTGATTCTCTCAATGATAGTACCCTTAATACTCCGGATAGACTTTCTGAAGATATCGTGAGATGCATCTCTTCTATATACTGCAAACTCGCCAATCCCCAAAACTATGCACGCCTGTCAGCTTCTCCTACTTCATCCTTATCCTCCTCAAGTATATTTTCTTCTAAGAATCCTTGTGATAGTTGGAGTCCACATTGCAATAAGGAAGCTACAATGCATCCACAAGGgttgaaagaaaaaagtggACCTTGTGCTACAATGACCGAAGTTTCAAAGATATGTTTAGATGAAGACAGCTTCAACTGTGCGGTTATGATGCTGCAAAATTTCAG GTCATTGGTCCAAAGTCTAGAGAAGGTTGACTTCCTGAAGATGAAACGTGAGCAGAAGCTTGTGTTCTGGATTAACATTCACAATGCCTTGGTGATGCAT GCATACCTGGCATATGGAACTCATAATCGTGCGAAAAGTAGTTCAATTTTAAAT GCAGCGTATAATATAGGTGGACATAGCATAAATGCGTATATCATTCAGACCTCCATCTTAGGAATCCAAGCACACCGCTCAGCACCG TGGCGACAAACATTGTTTCATTCAGGAAAGAAGTTGAAGACGGGGAGCATTAGACATGTGTACGCATTAGAATACCCTGAGCCTCTAGTCCATTTTGCTCTATGTTCAGGGGCATACACTGACCCAGCG GTTCGAGCATACACGGCAAAGAGCGTATTTCAGGATCTGAAACTTGCTCAAACAGATTTCATTCAAGCTGGTGTCTCGTGCAAGGAGACAAAAGTTTTCCTCCCTAAAATACTTGACTACTATGCAAAAGACATGTCGCTGGGTACGGTAGGCCTCTTGGAGGAAATAAATGATTGTCTTTCGGATATTCAAAAGAAAGCTATCAGAAGCTGCATGCAAGGAAAGCTTGACAATTACATACATTGGCTACCTCAGAGTTCAACCTTTCGGTATGTGATCCATGAGGATGTAACCAATGTATAA
- the LOC126627146 gene encoding uncharacterized protein LOC126627146 isoform X2: MKSATSDEIDGLLSLFNPVTAQLDRISLDRASLCWDSDKALGSSSVNSFASLATPTPKSCTELKEEIDTLELEIMHLERHLLSLYRTAFQGCSLPGTPESHLQFKTGRSKLELQMHRDELTYHDQTSPAYLQASSDNRSSATGIKVPSEKDRKIANSCHRSLADHLGDSLNDSTLNTPDRLSEDIVRCISSIYCKLANPQNYARLSASPTSSLSSSSIFSSKNPCDSWSPHCNKEATMHPQGLKEKSGPCATMTEVSKICLDEDSFNCAVMMLQNFRSLVQSLEKVDFLKMKREQKLVFWINIHNALVMHWRQTLFHSGKKLKTGSIRHVYALEYPEPLVHFALCSGAYTDPAVRAYTAKSVFQDLKLAQTDFIQAGVSCKETKVFLPKILDYYAKDMSLGTVGLLEEINDCLSDIQKKAIRSCMQGKLDNYIHWLPQSSTFRYVIHEDVTNV, from the exons ATGAAGag CGCTACTTCTGACGAGATTGATGGACTCCTCTCCTTGTTTAACCCTGTT ACTGCACAGTTGGATAGGATTTCCCTTGATCGGGCTTCCCTTTGCTGGGATTCTGACAAGGCGCTGGGTTCTAGTTCCGTCAACTCTTTTGCTTCCCTTGCCACTCCAACACCAAAG TCTTGTACAGAGCTGAAGGAGGAGATTGACACACTTGAGCTTGAAATTATGCATTTAGAGCGTCATCTTCTTTCACTGTATCGAACAGCTTTTCAAGGATGCTCTTTGCCAGGTACTCCAGAAAGCCATTTACAATTTAAAACAGGACGTTCCAAATTGGAGCTGCAAATGCACAGAGATGAATTGACCTATCATGATCAAACTTCCCCCGCGTATCTCCAGGCTAGCTCAGATAATCGAAGTAGTGCGACTGGCATAAAAGTACCATCTGAAAAG GACCGCAAAATTGCTAATTCTTGTCATCGCAGCCTAGCGGATCATCTTGGTGATTCTCTCAATGATAGTACCCTTAATACTCCGGATAGACTTTCTGAAGATATCGTGAGATGCATCTCTTCTATATACTGCAAACTCGCCAATCCCCAAAACTATGCACGCCTGTCAGCTTCTCCTACTTCATCCTTATCCTCCTCAAGTATATTTTCTTCTAAGAATCCTTGTGATAGTTGGAGTCCACATTGCAATAAGGAAGCTACAATGCATCCACAAGGgttgaaagaaaaaagtggACCTTGTGCTACAATGACCGAAGTTTCAAAGATATGTTTAGATGAAGACAGCTTCAACTGTGCGGTTATGATGCTGCAAAATTTCAG GTCATTGGTCCAAAGTCTAGAGAAGGTTGACTTCCTGAAGATGAAACGTGAGCAGAAGCTTGTGTTCTGGATTAACATTCACAATGCCTTGGTGATGCAT TGGCGACAAACATTGTTTCATTCAGGAAAGAAGTTGAAGACGGGGAGCATTAGACATGTGTACGCATTAGAATACCCTGAGCCTCTAGTCCATTTTGCTCTATGTTCAGGGGCATACACTGACCCAGCG GTTCGAGCATACACGGCAAAGAGCGTATTTCAGGATCTGAAACTTGCTCAAACAGATTTCATTCAAGCTGGTGTCTCGTGCAAGGAGACAAAAGTTTTCCTCCCTAAAATACTTGACTACTATGCAAAAGACATGTCGCTGGGTACGGTAGGCCTCTTGGAGGAAATAAATGATTGTCTTTCGGATATTCAAAAGAAAGCTATCAGAAGCTGCATGCAAGGAAAGCTTGACAATTACATACATTGGCTACCTCAGAGTTCAACCTTTCGGTATGTGATCCATGAGGATGTAACCAATGTATAA
- the LOC126627147 gene encoding AP-1 complex subunit sigma-1-like isoform X1, producing MIHFVILVSRQGKVRLTKWFSTYPQKERSKVMRELSGIILNRGPKLCNFVEWRGFKVVYKRYASLYFCMCVDEDDNELEILEIIHHYVEILDRYFGSVCELDLIFNFHKAYFILDELLLAGELQESSKRTVGRMIATHDRFVEAAKEEASSIGTLIAQVRM from the exons ATG ATTCATTTCGTGATTCTTGTTAGCCGACAAGGAAAAGTGAGGCTGACCAAATGGTTTTCAACCTATCCCCAGAAGGAACGATCTAAG gtaatgcGGGAACTGAGTGGCATAATACTGAATCGGGGTCCCAAGTTGTGCAACTTTGTGGAGTGGAGGGGATTCAAAGTTGTTTACAAAAG ATATGCGAGCCTCTATTTCTGCATGTGTGTTGATGAGGATGACAACGAATTGGAAATTCTTGAAATAATTCACCATTACGTTGAGATACTCGATCGCTATTTCGGCAGC GTTTGTGAATTGGACTTGATTTTTAACTTCCACAAG GCCTACTTTATATTGGATGAGCTTCTACTTGCAGGGGAGCTTCAAGAGTCGAGCAAGAGAACAGTCGGACGCATGATAGCTACACAT GATCGATTTGTGGAGGCTGCTAAAGAGGAGGCCAGTTCCATAGGCACTTTGATCGCACAAGTTCGCATGTAG
- the LOC126627147 gene encoding AP-1 complex subunit sigma-2-like isoform X2 has product MRELSGIILNRGPKLCNFVEWRGFKVVYKRYASLYFCMCVDEDDNELEILEIIHHYVEILDRYFGSVCELDLIFNFHKAYFILDELLLAGELQESSKRTVGRMIATHDRFVEAAKEEASSIGTLIAQVRM; this is encoded by the exons atgcGGGAACTGAGTGGCATAATACTGAATCGGGGTCCCAAGTTGTGCAACTTTGTGGAGTGGAGGGGATTCAAAGTTGTTTACAAAAG ATATGCGAGCCTCTATTTCTGCATGTGTGTTGATGAGGATGACAACGAATTGGAAATTCTTGAAATAATTCACCATTACGTTGAGATACTCGATCGCTATTTCGGCAGC GTTTGTGAATTGGACTTGATTTTTAACTTCCACAAG GCCTACTTTATATTGGATGAGCTTCTACTTGCAGGGGAGCTTCAAGAGTCGAGCAAGAGAACAGTCGGACGCATGATAGCTACACAT GATCGATTTGTGGAGGCTGCTAAAGAGGAGGCCAGTTCCATAGGCACTTTGATCGCACAAGTTCGCATGTAG